Genomic segment of Acyrthosiphon pisum isolate AL4f unplaced genomic scaffold, pea_aphid_22Mar2018_4r6ur Scaffold_21090;HRSCAF=23006, whole genome shotgun sequence:
TGACTCAAATCCATGAACTACAGCACCACTTTCCTCTaaaagaataatacattttacgagTAATTTGACCAACTCTATTCCAACAACTGGGCCTTTGGATGCAAAAATTGCTAATGGCTGTGTATAATTGTCAGCTATAGGCTGAAACATAAACACGAGCGCTTGTGTTGCTTGTTCTTTTATATCATTTGCTTTTTTATCTTCTCCAAAATCCACAAAAACTTTATATGTCAATGTTTTTGAGCATACAGATATAGCCTGTCTTACAGACATTTCATCAAATAGTATGATTCTATGTTTTTGCATACTGCTTTTCTTCTGAAGGTGATgtttaaacaattcaaaaaattgtttgtcaAAACCACATTTCATATCTATCAATGCTAAATAGCGTCTAGTTGTACGAATAGATGGCAAtggtaacaaattattattctttaagaAATTATAACCTACTGGAGATAGAATGTGTAAAAGCATACATAAAACTATAAGATCTTCAGAATAACGTCTtccttttgaatttttaacctaaaatagtagaaaaatattatcttttagtaTTACCTAtcttctttaaattttatttaatatatcaaaccTTAGTAGCTGCTaaaattttcttaattataacTTGCTGGTGTTCAGAAACATTGTTAGCTTTAAGTTTTTCAGTGATATCAGATTTCACCATACTTTCTAATTTCTGGACTGACTCtgataaatcatttttcaaaatttttattctattttcttGACGTTTATTTCTTTTTCTGATGATCTCTGACTTTTTTTGCAATCTCTCTAACATTTTTCTCTTTGTTGGagtaactttaaattttagtcTTTTGGGTGAATTAACAAGCAATCTTTTTACTGTCTGACTAATAGTTTTAAGAGCTCGAGCACAATTTGTGCatttattaccaatattaaGGAGAAATTGACAATTAGTATGTTTGTATGTTCCTATACtatgtacttttaatatattagtgtTAACACTGCTAGCAACTGAAAAATACTTTGATACATGCCATGAATTTAGTCCTTGACACAGTTTATATTTAGAAATTGtttgtattacatttgataAATCTTCAATACATTCAATATGTTGTTttgaatttgatattttttataaatcataatgctTACCCAAACTGTTACAATGAATTTTCATTGTAGATTCAACGATGAtatctctaataaaaaaaagtgatataCCATCCGATGTTTGCTTTATAACAATTTCAGAAAATCCAACCCATTTATGATTCATGGTAGTATATGTATACCAGTATGGAGGTAAGTTAATaggaatttcattatttaataattgatcaaaatatatttgactaCTTCTTTGAATTTGGTTTACAGTCTAAATAAATAGCATAATTtgtcagataataatatattatagaaattatactaAACAATTTCTTACTTCAACTTTAACATAATCATGGTCATGACAAACATGACTTAAACTTGATGTAGGGCTACTATCTATGACTTTTAGTGGTATGAAATCAGGTTTCATACATGGATTATGTAGGTTCAtctgtacaaaattatattcaaaactggtagatttaatttataaacatgtttaaaagTGAAAACATATTACCTGGCACTGTTTCAATGAAAatctttcttttttaaaatcacCCAAGTAACTTATATCACGTATTTCTGTAAGATCAGTTTCATTCTAGAAAAATTATACGAGTTATGTTAGaagtattatttatcatattaaattactttaaaagaTACGTCTGAAGATACCATTTTGCATTCAACATCACATTTTTGATCatcagaaaatattaatttacgtcGCTTAATATTTTTCACGTCTTGTGAGGAGTtaacactattaataatattgaaatactaaaatactaaaatgaatttagtgataaaaatattctttaaatgtaattatagtaaatacaaatatgtttgTATTACTCTTAAAGATATGTCTGACGACACAATTTCACATTCAGATTCAACATCATATATTTCATCATCAGATATTAATTTGCGTCGTTGTGCAATTTGGTCTTGTgcacagttattattattattattaatattctaaaatattacaaaatattaaatgcaattttcattaattaagtgtatatttttagagaaaaaaaataatctgtttTGGTATATATCATTTGCTtacttcaatattaataaaatcattatcatGGCTTGTATTCATCGATTTACTATCCAGGAGCTTAAACGGAATAAAATTACGTTTAAGCCTTGGTTTAGACAGGTTCATCTGTATAAAATCATGtttaaaactgaatatttttaaatatccttaATACAATATGTGCCAATATTCAGTAccattttttggaaatatttactatttatatgtaggtcagaaaatatgaaaacgttaaaaacattttgtaaatttattactcgcagaaaatataatatttcccttTTGATCCTTTTTAATCACTTGTCGTTCTATATCATTAGAATTGAAATGATTTTCAcaaatgacaaaattatttttaagttttatccCAAGGTTATTTTCCCATTGGGCTTTAAGCTCATCATTTTTGGgacaacaaaacacagataattttgaatttttattgcaatcaaaaaaacaaaataagttggGCATATTTAAGTTCAAAGAAACAATTCTTAAAACAaaactacaatattacaatagaatgatattatactaaaaactaacaaatatgtttgtaaaacaaaattctaaatttagtaattattaagaggatgccacacccacatgtgttgcttccgtcttacaaacgcgtaataTACCAAGTTTACTCTCAGAAATTCACGTTATATgtcgttagcttaaaaattagagtgaatcgaccttttatgaaacttgatggtaagaacattatctgtgNNNNNNNNNNNNNNNNNNNNNNNNNNNNNNNNNNNNNNNNNNNNNNNNNNCTAATTGTAATGgtttgtaaaattgtaactGTACTACTGGTttacaacaatacaattttgataacaATGATAACATTCGTAATAAATGCTGAATTGGTGAACTTCAGTTCAGTTTTTGTTTGCAATGTCGTTCTTAAAATGCATAGcttctatcaattttttttaatttctctaTAACCAATTACTTTACTCTTTgaacatgtatattttatttttttaacctaacccgggtaattaattataaacaaatattgtgttTGAAGGAGGTAGATAAAATGTGGCCCAATTACTGATCACCCCTTCCATCATTTTATTGTAACattccatataataatacttacctattaacaatttaatgatttttttactttaaggTTTCCAAAACAAAAGCTTTTTATTATAACCCAAAAACCGGTCAATTAATCTGTTCTTTGAGTACTGATATACATACAGTATATTCAATTTGTTCATTTAATAACCAATTGCATTTAATTGGTTCCTATGATTCACAAAAAACTCAttctattatttatgataagttCAATCAACAAACTAACAGATGGAGTAGTTAGACGAGAATCAAATAACAGAAGACCACCTGGTAATGTAACCttgtactaaaatttaaaacactatcTACCCATATTTTACAAGAAAATATGCTTTGAGCAGTCCAGCAAAATTAATAgtggttttaaataaattatgaactaaCTATAATCTAATATCTACCTATGTACGtaatcatgaatattttttttattgcattaaataaacatcatactaggattatttttcaaaatttgctaatttaacAATCATATCCATTTAAGGGGAAATGTTCAAGACTTGtgttaatatagatttttagcTTATTAACAACATTCGCtagtatagttttaaattttaatataatatttattttctaggtGTTGTTGTACTGGATGAAAAACTACACCTGATGGGTGGTACAGATAAGAAATCTattcaattttacaatattaaatcgGGTAATTTTGAAACTAAGAGAGGATATATGAATTCTTCAATACATTATGACACACAAGCATTTGTAGTTGatacaaaaagtataaatccaaataatattttgaaatattattccaGTAatgaaatctaaatatatttttatttttaataatacaattaaatttaattgagtttacaatgatgtgtgttttttgtctgttatcacttatcacctTTTGCCTTTTAGggcaaaaaaaactaaaaatgcaccaattttcaactttaacattttggtacttttgagaggtcaaatt
This window contains:
- the LOC107883885 gene encoding uncharacterized protein LOC107883885, which produces MIHKKLILLFMISSINKLTDGVVRRESNNRRPPGVVVLDEKLHLMGGTDKKSIQFYNIKSGNFETKRGYMNSSIHYDTQAFVVDTKSINPNNILKYYSSNEI